One genomic segment of Syntrophorhabdus sp. includes these proteins:
- the cysS gene encoding cysteine--tRNA ligase (catalyzes a two-step reaction; charges a cysteine by linking its carboxyl group to the alpha-phosphate of ATP then transfers the aminoacyl-adenylate to its tRNA) translates to MALKVYNTISGRKEDFTPVKEGEVKLYVCGVTVYDHCHIGHARSAIVFDTIYRYLRSKGFGTTYVRNFTDIDDKIIKRSHAENIPWQEVGETYI, encoded by the coding sequence ATGGCCCTGAAGGTTTACAATACGATATCAGGCAGGAAAGAGGATTTCACTCCCGTAAAGGAAGGGGAGGTGAAGCTCTACGTTTGCGGAGTCACCGTGTACGACCACTGCCATATCGGCCACGCCAGGAGCGCCATCGTTTTTGATACCATATACCGTTACCTGCGCTCGAAGGGGTTCGGCACGACCTACGTGAGGAACTTCACCGACATCGACGACAAGATAATCAAGAGATCTCATGCGGAGAACATACCCTGGCAGGAGGTGGGCGAAACGTACATTC
- a CDS encoding ParB N-terminal domain-containing protein, protein MDRVHDVNIMGHAAGPDNVTMQGRGHMEIEDIIVGRRYREDLGDMEDLKRSISELGLLQPIVIRKGTNELVAGYRRLKALAELGMTSLVEGTHVNLVDIESLVLGEHDENICRKDFTISEKVAIFEAVKEEQLRIGVERQILAGARRPGDRAAAGHSGLNGAEDANVVVGTKVGRGHGHARSHAAKAVGLHQNTLRKASEIVAAARKEPRRYGHLVREMDLSGKVDPVFQKYLQERARPVAGAHGLCPSLSRMLSDRQGSVPEALCSAMACISFERQEELVSRFAAVFHLVRPADLDQAARKRSGGGGLGELPEDEAFALLGDILREAEIASREWVFMPQVKQVASIVMDVAKDQRSPTLDKLDFFMIGLAGFVDMTCNYLQVARKEGIIEDLPPGVLTGYLAVIDAFQMLYESKLPRRVGAARMREWGLRPGEMPDTGTLRDHANAMKANEMITDAAEGGIPYYHEEISNLVRNLRDGARQLAPTGKKS, encoded by the coding sequence ATGGATAGAGTGCATGACGTGAACATCATGGGCCATGCGGCAGGGCCGGACAATGTGACCATGCAAGGAAGGGGGCACATGGAGATAGAAGACATAATTGTTGGCAGGCGCTACAGGGAAGATCTCGGAGACATGGAGGACCTGAAGCGCTCCATATCGGAGCTGGGTCTTCTCCAGCCGATCGTGATCCGAAAGGGAACGAACGAACTTGTTGCCGGCTACCGCAGGCTCAAAGCCCTCGCGGAACTTGGTATGACCTCCCTCGTCGAAGGCACCCATGTCAATCTCGTCGACATAGAGAGCCTCGTGCTCGGCGAGCATGACGAGAACATCTGCAGGAAGGACTTTACCATATCTGAGAAAGTGGCCATCTTCGAGGCGGTCAAGGAGGAGCAATTGAGGATCGGAGTGGAAAGGCAGATCCTGGCCGGTGCCCGGAGACCCGGCGACAGGGCCGCCGCCGGCCATTCAGGTCTTAATGGGGCCGAAGACGCGAACGTGGTGGTGGGGACGAAGGTCGGCCGCGGGCACGGACACGCCAGGTCCCATGCGGCGAAGGCGGTCGGGCTCCATCAGAACACGCTGAGAAAGGCCTCCGAGATTGTGGCTGCCGCGAGAAAGGAGCCCCGGAGGTACGGTCATCTTGTGAGAGAAATGGACCTTTCCGGAAAGGTCGACCCCGTCTTCCAGAAATACCTCCAGGAAAGAGCTCGCCCCGTGGCTGGAGCGCATGGACTTTGCCCTTCGCTTTCCCGCATGCTCTCGGATCGACAGGGTTCGGTTCCTGAAGCCCTGTGCAGCGCCATGGCATGCATTTCCTTTGAACGTCAGGAGGAGCTTGTAAGCCGCTTCGCCGCCGTTTTCCACCTCGTCAGGCCCGCGGATCTCGATCAGGCGGCGAGGAAGCGGTCCGGTGGCGGCGGGCTGGGAGAACTCCCGGAAGACGAGGCCTTTGCGCTTCTCGGTGATATCCTGAGGGAGGCCGAGATTGCTTCGCGCGAGTGGGTCTTCATGCCACAGGTGAAACAGGTAGCCTCCATCGTCATGGACGTGGCAAAGGACCAGCGGTCCCCGACCCTCGACAAACTGGATTTTTTCATGATCGGCCTCGCCGGGTTTGTCGACATGACGTGCAATTATCTCCAGGTGGCCAGGAAGGAAGGGATCATCGAAGACCTCCCTCCCGGTGTTCTCACGGGATACCTTGCGGTGATCGATGCCTTCCAGATGCTCTACGAAAGCAAGCTTCCCCGGCGGGTAGGCGCGGCCCGGATGAGAGAGTGGGGTCTTCGCCCCGGCGAGATGCCTGATACGGGAACCTTAAGGGACCACGCCAACGCGATGAAGGCGAACGAAATGATAACGGACGCGGCGGAAGGAGGCATCCCCTACTATCACGAGGAGATCTCAAACCTCGTCCGGAACCTCCGCGATGGCGCCCGCCAGCTCGCGCCCACCGGGAAGAAGAGCTGA